The nucleotide sequence taggttttgaactacttggttcatttcttttctgtacagttgctttcttaacaaaatctaagttagatttgttttcaaacgtttcgattttgtccgttcccgtcgatttcacaaagtttacatttttgttcttcttttgattcggcttcttttgtgtTTGAGTcggtgattttccttttggcttggtgtgattttgctgtttctgcactgttggtaatttcttattgccaaattgttttcgagtttcggcctttggaataggaggacactgtgtaactgtaacacatggtcctgtctttcctaaaaacttacttgtcgaattttcaaagactttacttattaaagattgattaacattcttaataggaaaatctttgtcagagtagattttatcatcaccaacaagggtgtacagcaagttcacactctccgactcttttgcagacgaggactcgattgcaacagtcttagcgggttttgtaggaggatcacatagaatgtaattctcgagaggtatgttctcatctttgactaccgcatcagactttgctgggacagcatcatcagattcatcatcaaaagaatcagcatcctcagtaatgactagaggatcctgattcagttcagcagatgacacacatgtatctgctaaTACatatgaatctgatgatacttctttcttgtatccgagccctgtagcaaactcctttacatctagaggaacagatggttcaaagaacactctatcctcctcgtcaggcattgcatcataattgtgtctcactggtggtggacatttcttgtagcctatgcatgtgacatcccgtttctctttctgaacgtcaatgatgtgatccaacacatagctagagctcaaataactgtctagcttaagttggatcgcctcactttcggttttcacacaagccatctctttttgcataatctcaaggcgagatatatacaaattaatgtcagtttgttttctggaaaccattttagttagctcggttttatctttctttaacttttcaattaccgatttaaactccttttcatggttttcatagaacatattggcttcagtgcattttgaaagatccacggtcaacttttgattgtggatgaatgtcacatcatacttttcttgcaaagcctcgtgtttgctttgcaattcacaccacttggcattcaaagaaacatgtttgtcttgcaagtcaaacaaactagcttgtaaagcatcatgtttgccttgcaactcagacatgtttgcctctaaatcagtacatttaacatgcaaactatcacaattatcacaattaatagcagtgggtttatcgacacatacctgacttgatgaactgtcgacattagccataaaggctgaatggagagaagacgaagaataagcagcttgatccaccaggatagatcttctttgagttcctgctgcagtttcctccaaaagctcatcaatatctgTATCGACTGacgcatttgatgtctcacccacatgatcatcgcctgaacttgaggattcttcatctgaactcctgctatatcccgaagagtcttcatcctaagaagattcaccaccattggcggaagattctccaccactggtgtgaactaaatccttaaccacttcagcaaaacatgctgttccatctggagcatcaccactcaactggattgaccagtcataaccttcatccacttgaaccacaagtgccctgttggcatttgatgttccagcttgactctggttgttgacaggtatcaatgtacgttcattgttcctgttctggtTATGCTgattgccttggtttctgaagggattctggttcccatgctgtgctggctttgtacattcccttttaaagtgaccccgttcaccacaattgaagcattttactgcctgtttatcgaaaccatacttggtgtctttcttgctttccaagctggttctgccagtactttccatgaaatcctttgcccttcttacagcactagcaaaggcccacttgatatccatcaagtccatctcttccttatcaatctgccgatagtcttcttgtgtcagattaatgttgccaatctgaccttccactaacccacagtacgcgctcactacagtgttaagcagctccatgtgttcccttgctacttctacaccgaccttagagaagcttgaagtgtcgagctgtactgtgtttggttttgattgctgaccagcagatgatgtccctccataacacgcttgttgttaagcaggaggaggaggaggtggttgtattggatttccatacatgtctgtggtgggagctggcttaacaggaacttgtactggattgccatacatatctgtgcttgtgacaaacgccgtttgaagtggagcatgtggaccggttcttgcagacgaagaactggaagttccataatacatttctggattttgtggcactggaactctttttgcctttaatgtttcctcctgatccttgttttctaaaagctgcacgaagtcgttgatgtttgtagttctcaaaactccgttatacttcaagatttccaagaaactattccattggggaggcaaagcatcagcaaacttcttcaccacctctgtTGTAGTTGTCGctactccaaaattgttcaactctgtaagcaagtgataaaaccggcttgtcatgtctcccaaagactccttatccatgcacgtgaaaccgtcaaattctttcttgagaagatcatgacgcaattgacgtgttgcttcattccctactcctctggttttcaacccgtcccacaacttcttcgttgtcttgaaactgacaaactggtgatagatatctttgcttaacgcctgagtgagaatggcgtatgctttcttttccagatcatacgttttcttttgatcttcaggaagatcggcaaacgtagcagtatctgaagcagcaacctctatagcttgatcaaaatctgtagtgaaacgtatccacagttcggtattttgaccaagaacgtatgtacgaaatctatcaacccagcccggatactcgtttaagtgcatcaactttggaggtcgattcaaacttccggtttcgctttcgctcaataagatactttgaatgctcggagtttgatttgatactaatgcccattgacctgtcgatatggcatttgcttgtgaagatgtcgataccggagattcggcccatgaaggagatagacttgtatttgtgtactttccactatctggagccggtgtaccccaccatgagggagttgaacctgtacttgtgtattttccactatctggagccggagttccccaccaacttggGTTCATGTTTGATAAGAAAAATGAATTCTATGTTAATATCTCGAAGGATAACAGCCAGCCGAAGGATCCCTGATctaaagacctgaaaaacacaaaccTGTTAAACCTAAACAGACTAAGATCGAAGGATCAATACttattcgaaggatcaacagtgttcgaaagatcactgttgaatttcgaacaatgatttcgaaagattcacaattgaaagatccttatctttcgaatatatatccttcgaaaagattccctggatcgaaggataagtctcagtcttcgaaggatgttcgaaggatgattatctatcgaacttcctttgatcgaaagatgatctttcgacttcgaaggatatccttcgatctctactgacacagttgacaaaaaggtgacaggttggtgaaaaggtgattggttggtagaaactttcggcagaaaggtatgttcagaccataCCTTTTCTACCAAATCAGATTTGACTaataaaatattaccaaaaatggAAGgatcttatccagaaaccggtcaccggagtaagccggaatttggccggaaatcaccaagtttcttaaaaacaagttttaagttacccaacccgttctttaacacacccggttagtttagaacacgtttttacgtcaagaaatgcgagaaaaacactaaaaacgggtgctaaaccatgtgtccaaacactccaaagtcttgtataaactcggttttaacaaggaaaagagccaatataacaaccctcgataAAACCgtcaccctcataatatttctaaacaccctaatatatctttaaatatctcaatatgtctttatatgtgccccgtatgtgaaaaccgagcccaaaatacaaaatctatacatataataaagtaaaccaatgtgtgacacgtgtcattcattggatgcacctatttttgggttttcccgccttttttttcatatttattttctaataatttatcttctaatttgtagataatattaaatagaaaaatgtttatCTGATAATTATCCCTTTGAAATTTGAAAAGGATTTCACgcttttttagattttattaaaattcatgactatattatataattataagtttgaatatatatatcaaaattaaaaattattcttcaaaaattcaattcttcaaaaattcagtaacatccatactctatatatacatttagaaaaatgttaataattgcaaataatactaaatagaaaaaatgttaattgaatacaaaaaaaatataggaTATCATCAAATGTATATCGATTACTTAAATGAGTATACACATGCATGAGCGGTGATAAGGGTGTACGGGGAGGACCACCGCACAGGGTCtgtgatttcgaggggcacgtgttttttattaaaaaaaacccgatatctatgttaattttttaaaatagcataccaaacatgctcttagtgagcccaatacccattgGCATTAgctttagggcatgtttggctaagctttctGAAAAaatttattgacttattggctttttgaaaagtcaaaattctacaaaatgatgtttgacaatatgggtgtatgtgagaggaaaaaaccaataagtcaataagtcactccaTACTGATTTTTCCAAAACCCCAATAAGtctataagttgtttcaaaaaacataaccaaacattCTCTTACTGAGCCCAATacccattttattttaaaattaaattataATACTAAAACATTACGAAAGAACATATTTTTTCGAGCTCAAACAGGGTAAATGAATTCTTACAGACGACTCTGTACACATGTATgagatttttttattattattattagtttcattatttatcaaatatatataaatgtctccgtctttgatttgcatttacaagaagtatttattatatagtttaaattgttcaacccgtgtgacacacggggaactaacctagtaacatataaaataaattaaaaacaataactattaagttgaggcgggccgcatagacccaccCCAATATTTAACACGGGCCGCGCGGGGATGTGATCCGGATTTGTTTGGGTTTTAAAGATAAAGCGGGCCGCGAGCAAGATtgcttaagtccatgcgggccgcgagcgatctGGAGTGTGGCACGACCCTGAGAGGCCACGTGTCATAGCACGCGttgaacctaggtggtgacccggatcagctagccTAGACCCCTATGCCATgtgggccgcgtaaggcctggccttaactttacgcgggccgcgaggatgtccgatttcagcactataaat is from Helianthus annuus cultivar XRQ/B chromosome 9, HanXRQr2.0-SUNRISE, whole genome shotgun sequence and encodes:
- the LOC110879611 gene encoding uncharacterized protein LOC110879611 isoform X1; translated protein: MANVDSSSSQVCVDKPTAINCDNCDSLHVKCTDLEANMSELQGKHDALQASLFDLQDKHVSLNAKWCELQSKHEALQEKYDVTFIHNQKLTVDLSKCTEANMFYENHEKEFKSVIEKLKKDKTELTKMVSRKQTDINLYISRLEIMQKEMACVKTESEAIQLKLDSYLSSSYVLDHIIDVQKEKRDVTCIGYKKCPPPVRHNYDAMPDEEDRVFFEPSVPLDVKEFATGLGYKKEVSSDSYVLADTCVSSAELNQDPLVITEDADSFDDESDDAVPAKSDAVVKDENIPLENYILCDPPTKPAKTVAIESSSAKESESVNLLYTLVGDDKIYSDKDFPIKNVNQSLISKVFENSTSKFLGKTGPCVTVTQCPPIPKAETRKQFGNKKLPTVQKQQNHTKPKGKSPTQTQKKPNQKKNKNVNFVKSTGTDKIETFENKSNLDFVKKATVQKRNEPSSSKPSTSGSQSSSSSARQSHDTSGFVERRSCFECGTIGHIIRNCPYLHKQKGKVDVPRDQTDHRQTVSVKQDPRLVKEREKKQKRQQVKKIEKAIKTDVVNKTSVSVKPENSKTSDNHEVKILKNNTGKTKQTWKPKTVTESGGPSQFTNHQRQEVIVIDENGRPKTTMAWVPISN